One Weissella ceti DNA window includes the following coding sequences:
- the rpsL gene encoding 30S ribosomal protein S12 — MPTINQLVRKPRKSKSTKSKSPALNFGYNSQKKKLTRVDSPQKRGVATRVGTMTPKKPNSALRKYARVRLSNLIEVTAYIPGIGHNLQEHSVVLIRGGRVKDLPGVRYHIIRGALDTAGVDGRMTSRSKYGTKRPKK; from the coding sequence ATGCCTACAATTAACCAATTGGTTCGTAAGCCTCGTAAGTCAAAGAGCACGAAGTCAAAGTCACCAGCTTTGAACTTCGGTTACAACTCACAAAAGAAGAAGTTGACGCGTGTTGACTCACCACAAAAGCGTGGTGTTGCTACCCGTGTCGGAACTATGACACCAAAGAAGCCTAACTCAGCTTTGCGTAAGTACGCCCGTGTGCGTCTTTCAAACTTGATTGAAGTTACAGCTTACATTCCTGGTATCGGTCACAACCTTCAAGAACACTCAGTTGTCTTGATCCGTGGTGGTCGTGTTAAGGACTTGCCTGGTGTGCGTTACCACATCATTCGTGGTGCTTTGGATACTGCCGGTGTAGATGGACGTATGACATCTCGCTCAAAGTATGGTACAAAGCGCCCAAAGAAGTAA
- a CDS encoding glucose-6-phosphate isomerase translates to MATLKFDSSKLAPFVREEELDLIQPLVNVADQSLRNGTGAGSDFLGWIDLPVNYDKDEFSRIKQAAEKIKNDSEVLVVIGIGGSYLGARAVNDFLSDYFDNAYDNADRKMPQVVFAGNSISPQYLNSLIRMIGDRSFSINVISKSGTTTEPAIAFRVFKELLEKKYGVEEARKRIYATTDAHKGALKTMADEEGYEEFVVPDSIGGRFSVLTAVGLLPIAAAGHDIDALMAGAAQAREDYQNPDVKENDAYAYAAYRNILYRKGYTTELLINYEPTLQQFAEWWKQLQGESEGKDGKGIFPASGNFSTDLHSFGQYIQDGRRNLFETLIRVSEPKEDVVIPSSDAEDGLAYLEGKTMSFVNRMASEGTLLAHVDGGVPNMVVELDEQNEFALGYMIYFFEIAVGISGYLNGINPFDQPGVEAYKKNMFALLGKPGFEEITAELRARL, encoded by the coding sequence ATGGCAACACTTAAATTTGATTCATCAAAGCTAGCGCCCTTCGTTCGCGAAGAAGAGTTGGACTTGATTCAACCTTTGGTCAACGTGGCTGATCAATCTTTGCGTAACGGAACTGGAGCAGGTTCAGACTTCCTTGGATGGATTGATCTACCAGTTAACTACGACAAGGACGAATTTTCACGTATCAAGCAAGCAGCAGAAAAGATCAAGAACGATTCTGAAGTTTTGGTTGTTATCGGAATTGGTGGATCATACCTTGGTGCACGTGCCGTGAACGACTTCTTGAGTGACTACTTTGACAATGCATATGACAACGCAGATCGTAAGATGCCACAAGTTGTCTTTGCTGGAAACTCAATTTCACCACAATACTTGAACTCATTGATTCGTATGATTGGTGACCGTAGCTTCTCAATTAACGTTATTTCTAAGTCAGGAACTACAACAGAACCTGCCATTGCATTCCGTGTATTCAAGGAATTGCTAGAAAAGAAGTACGGTGTAGAAGAAGCGCGTAAGCGTATCTACGCAACAACTGATGCCCACAAGGGTGCGTTGAAGACAATGGCTGATGAAGAAGGATACGAAGAATTCGTTGTTCCTGATAGCATTGGTGGACGTTTCTCAGTTTTGACTGCTGTTGGTCTATTGCCAATTGCTGCTGCTGGACACGATATCGACGCTTTGATGGCTGGTGCCGCTCAAGCGCGTGAAGATTACCAAAACCCAGATGTTAAGGAAAACGACGCATACGCATACGCTGCTTACCGTAACATCTTGTACCGTAAGGGATACACAACAGAATTGTTGATCAATTACGAACCAACATTGCAACAATTCGCCGAATGGTGGAAGCAATTGCAAGGTGAATCAGAAGGTAAGGATGGTAAGGGAATCTTCCCAGCATCAGGAAACTTCTCAACTGACTTGCACTCATTTGGACAATACATCCAAGATGGTCGTCGCAACTTGTTTGAAACTTTGATTCGTGTATCAGAACCTAAGGAAGACGTTGTCATCCCTAGCTCAGATGCTGAAGACGGGTTGGCCTACCTAGAAGGTAAGACAATGAGCTTCGTTAACCGCATGGCTTCAGAAGGAACATTGTTGGCCCACGTTGATGGTGGTGTGCCTAACATGGTCGTTGAACTAGACGAACAAAACGAATTCGCCTTGGGATACATGATCTACTTCTTCGAAATTGCCGTTGGTATCTCAGGATACTTGAATGGAATTAACCCATTCGACCAACCTGGTGTTGAAGCTTACAAGAAGAACATGTTTGCATTGCTAGGAAAGCCTGGATTTGAAGAAATCACAGCTGAATTGCGCGCACGTTTGTAA
- a CDS encoding Asp23/Gls24 family envelope stress response protein has product MAEETIVLHQVDETNGSTQVNVRVIDIIASLAAQEVDGVASLRGSMSERAQEAFGRRIQGKGVELTQTEDGLVIDVYVLLKYGVNVPKVAQAIQERVQTQISAMTEVDVATVNVHVEGMVSSKTAALIDPNNLFGEAVEEEIED; this is encoded by the coding sequence ATGGCAGAAGAAACCATTGTATTACACCAAGTAGATGAAACGAATGGCTCAACACAAGTTAATGTTCGTGTGATTGACATTATTGCTAGCTTAGCCGCGCAAGAAGTTGACGGAGTCGCTAGTTTGCGTGGTTCAATGTCAGAACGAGCTCAAGAAGCCTTTGGTCGTCGTATTCAAGGTAAGGGTGTTGAACTAACACAAACAGAAGATGGCTTGGTCATTGATGTTTATGTACTATTGAAGTATGGAGTAAACGTACCAAAGGTAGCACAAGCTATCCAAGAACGTGTACAAACACAAATTTCAGCGATGACTGAAGTTGATGTTGCGACGGTTAACGTCCATGTTGAGGGGATGGTATCTTCTAAGACAGCGGCGTTGATTGATCCTAACAATCTCTTTGGAGAAGCCGTTGAAGAGGAGATTGAAGATTAA
- the rpmI gene encoding 50S ribosomal protein L35, translating to MPKFKTHRASAKRFKKTANGGLKSGNAFTSHRFHGKTKKQRRQLRGTSMMNKTTLKNYISMLAR from the coding sequence ATGCCAAAGTTTAAGACACACCGTGCCTCAGCAAAGCGTTTCAAGAAGACTGCCAATGGTGGTTTGAAGTCAGGTAACGCGTTCACATCTCACCGTTTCCACGGTAAGACAAAGAAGCAACGTCGTCAATTGCGTGGAACTTCAATGATGAACAAGACAACATTGAAGAACTACATCAGCATGTTGGCTCGTTAA
- a CDS encoding IS3 family transposase — translation MTELRREFDVSLAVILEVVGMSSSSYHDAIKRSYKSGNTKLLEQIKAIRAEHKEYGYRRITLELRNRGIIVNHKTVLKVMKTYGLLCTSFNRITRKYNSYAGHIGHIAKNLINRRFSTDRPFQKIVTDVTEVRWGQKSTSERAYFTAYIDSYTGEILTWNIDRHPTVSFVTESLDELLAIRPNLNYRMTIYSDQGFQYQNAEYVSRLKHSRVFQSMSRKATCLDNAIAESIFHLIKVGTVHNNDYQTYDELKGSLSDYVYYYNNKRIKTKLAGKTPVQYRCLSDQLSA, via the coding sequence ATTACTGAACTAAGGCGAGAATTCGACGTATCTTTAGCAGTCATTTTAGAAGTTGTGGGAATGTCTAGCAGCAGTTATCACGATGCCATTAAGCGTTCATACAAGTCAGGTAATACAAAACTATTAGAACAAATCAAAGCGATTAGAGCCGAACATAAAGAGTACGGATATCGTCGTATCACTTTAGAACTACGCAATCGCGGCATCATCGTAAACCACAAAACTGTTTTGAAAGTTATGAAGACCTACGGTCTTCTGTGTACTTCATTCAATCGCATCACGCGAAAGTACAACTCATACGCTGGACATATTGGACATATAGCTAAGAATCTTATTAATCGCCGATTCAGTACGGATCGTCCGTTTCAAAAAATAGTAACTGACGTTACCGAAGTACGTTGGGGACAAAAATCTACCAGTGAACGGGCTTATTTCACTGCGTATATTGATTCCTACACAGGAGAAATATTAACTTGGAATATTGATCGACACCCCACGGTGTCATTTGTCACAGAATCATTAGATGAATTATTAGCTATTCGTCCTAACCTGAACTACAGAATGACAATCTATTCTGATCAAGGATTTCAGTATCAAAATGCGGAATATGTATCACGACTAAAGCATAGTCGTGTTTTTCAAAGCATGAGCCGTAAGGCAACATGTCTAGATAACGCCATAGCAGAAAGCATCTTTCATCTAATCAAAGTAGGAACAGTCCATAACAATGACTATCAAACATACGATGAGCTAAAAGGTTCACTTTCAGACTATGTTTATTACTACAATAATAAGCGGATAAAAACAAAACTGGCCGGAAAAACTCCGGTACAATACCGATGTCTTTCCGACCAGTTATCTGCGTAA
- a CDS encoding ABC transporter ATP-binding protein produces MPDIIEFKEVAMRYGETEVLKSVDLNIEAGKFYTLLGPSGSGKTTILRLIAGFLTPTAGDILFEGTKINNTPPEKRKVNTVFQNYALFPNMNVYDNVAFGMTLKGKSDAQISEKVTEMLKLVKLNGYEDREISELSGGQQQRVAIARALANEPEILLLDEPLSALDYKLRKSMQYDLREIQQRLGITFIFVTHDQEEALAMSDWIFVMNDGKILQNGTPVDIYDEPINHFVAEFIGESNIVPGVMKADYLVSFAGKEFENVDGGMRVNEPVEVILRPEDLDLVAEEDGKLVVTIDDQSFRGDYYEITAHDDDQNTWQIQSTNGAEIGSRKGLFFDPEDIHIMRMNESEEDFDARLEQYDGEEEDEA; encoded by the coding sequence ATGCCAGATATTATTGAATTTAAAGAAGTCGCCATGCGCTATGGTGAAACTGAAGTATTAAAGTCGGTTGACTTGAATATTGAAGCGGGTAAATTTTATACCTTGCTGGGTCCTTCAGGATCTGGAAAGACCACCATTTTGCGATTGATTGCTGGTTTTTTGACACCAACCGCAGGTGATATTTTGTTCGAAGGAACAAAGATTAACAATACACCGCCTGAAAAGCGTAAGGTGAACACTGTGTTCCAAAACTACGCGCTTTTCCCGAATATGAATGTGTACGATAATGTGGCGTTTGGTATGACCCTTAAGGGGAAAAGCGACGCACAAATTAGTGAAAAAGTAACTGAAATGTTGAAGCTAGTGAAGTTGAATGGTTATGAAGACCGTGAAATTTCAGAGCTATCTGGTGGACAACAACAACGTGTGGCCATTGCACGTGCGTTGGCAAATGAACCAGAAATTCTCCTATTAGATGAACCTTTGTCAGCGTTGGACTACAAGTTGCGTAAGAGCATGCAATATGACTTGCGTGAAATCCAACAACGTTTGGGGATTACATTTATTTTCGTGACACACGATCAAGAAGAAGCTTTGGCCATGTCTGACTGGATTTTCGTTATGAACGATGGAAAGATTTTGCAAAACGGAACGCCGGTTGATATTTATGATGAACCGATTAACCATTTTGTTGCCGAGTTTATTGGGGAATCGAACATTGTGCCAGGAGTTATGAAGGCTGATTATCTAGTATCTTTTGCTGGTAAGGAATTTGAAAACGTTGACGGGGGAATGCGTGTTAATGAACCTGTTGAAGTGATTCTGCGTCCAGAAGATTTGGACTTGGTCGCTGAAGAAGATGGTAAGTTGGTTGTGACGATTGATGATCAATCATTCCGTGGTGATTACTATGAAATCACAGCCCACGATGATGATCAAAACACTTGGCAAATTCAATCAACTAACGGGGCTGAGATTGGTTCACGTAAGGGTTTGTTCTTTGATCCAGAAGACATTCACATTATGCGTATGAATGAATCTGAAGAAGATTTCGATGCGCGTCTTGAACAATATGATGGCGAAGAGGAGGATGAAGCATGA
- the nusB gene encoding transcription antitermination factor NusB, translated as MHELNRHQQRQIAFQTLFGLMMNPEAEAEVIVQQVLDGDPETVWEQDLPADVLAFVNGVRENEANLSVQIADNLASGWTIDRLNKTDLVLMQLALYEAQETDTPNNVAINEALQLAHEFTDEKSRKYINAVLNKVLTENV; from the coding sequence ATGCATGAATTAAATCGTCACCAACAACGTCAAATTGCGTTCCAAACGCTATTTGGACTAATGATGAACCCAGAAGCTGAAGCAGAAGTTATTGTGCAACAAGTGTTGGATGGTGACCCTGAAACAGTCTGGGAACAAGACTTGCCTGCGGATGTACTAGCTTTTGTTAACGGTGTTCGTGAAAACGAAGCGAACCTAAGTGTACAAATTGCAGACAACCTAGCGAGCGGATGGACTATTGATCGTCTAAACAAGACAGACCTAGTTTTGATGCAACTTGCTTTGTATGAAGCTCAAGAAACTGACACACCTAACAATGTGGCAATCAATGAAGCCTTGCAACTAGCGCATGAGTTTACAGATGAAAAGTCTCGTAAGTACATTAACGCTGTGTTGAATAAGGTGTTGACAGAGAATGTTTAA
- a CDS encoding helix-turn-helix domain-containing protein: MFSKEIQLQAIQMYLDGVPTRHIQKEFNIKGSGTLYTWLRHYKTDGESGLNKTNRRKTKYTDSFKIEVITWRLTHNVSYPITAKKFGIRSYMSIWQWERDLETGRLKTSKQRRTRIMSQQQDNRMKQLEEENERLRIKVAYLEKLDALVQKKSQIKTKRK, from the coding sequence ATGTTCTCAAAAGAAATTCAGTTACAAGCAATTCAGATGTATTTGGATGGTGTCCCTACGAGACACATTCAAAAAGAATTTAATATTAAAGGCAGCGGCACCTTATACACGTGGCTTCGCCATTATAAAACTGACGGTGAGTCCGGGTTAAATAAAACGAATCGTCGCAAGACAAAGTACACAGATTCATTTAAAATCGAAGTTATCACATGGCGACTGACTCATAATGTCTCTTACCCGATAACTGCGAAGAAGTTTGGCATACGAAGTTATATGTCGATTTGGCAATGGGAACGCGATTTAGAGACTGGTCGTCTCAAAACATCTAAACAAAGGCGGACCAGGATTATGTCACAACAACAAGATAACCGAATGAAGCAACTCGAAGAAGAAAATGAACGACTACGCATTAAGGTGGCTTACTTGGAAAAACTAGATGCCTTAGTTCAGAAAAAGTCTCAAATCAAGACAAAGCGCAAATAA
- the efp gene encoding elongation factor P: MATIGMNDLKTGLTILYNNSIWRVLEFQHVKPGKGAAFVRSKLKNLRSGAVNEITFRPGDKFETANIVSEDMQYLYAEGDAHTFMNTETYEQFSIPADQISDALKFILENMIVKVTSYEGEILDVEVPKTVELTVAETQPGIKGATANGGGKPATMETGVTVTVPDFINVGDKLIINTDNGGSYSARA, translated from the coding sequence ATGGCAACTATTGGTATGAATGATTTGAAGACTGGTTTGACAATTTTGTATAACAACTCAATTTGGCGTGTTTTGGAATTCCAACACGTTAAGCCAGGTAAGGGAGCTGCCTTTGTGCGCTCAAAGTTGAAGAACTTGCGTTCTGGTGCGGTTAACGAAATTACATTCCGTCCTGGTGACAAGTTTGAAACTGCAAACATCGTTAGCGAAGACATGCAATACTTGTACGCTGAAGGTGATGCACACACATTCATGAACACTGAAACTTACGAACAATTCTCAATTCCAGCTGACCAAATCAGCGACGCATTGAAGTTCATTTTGGAAAACATGATCGTTAAGGTTACTTCATACGAAGGTGAAATCTTGGACGTTGAAGTGCCAAAGACAGTTGAATTGACTGTTGCAGAAACACAACCTGGAATCAAGGGTGCTACTGCTAACGGTGGTGGAAAGCCAGCAACAATGGAAACTGGTGTTACAGTTACTGTGCCTGACTTCATCAACGTTGGAGACAAGTTGATCATCAACACTGACAACGGTGGATCATACTCAGCACGTGCCTAA
- the rpsG gene encoding 30S ribosomal protein S7 → MPRKGYTKQAEVLPDPIYNSKLVSRLINRLMLDGKRGTASTILYDAFDIIKEQTGQEPLAVFEEAMNNIMPVLEVKARRIGGSNYQVPVEVRPERRVTLGLRWLVQYARSRGEHTMDQRLAKEIMDAANDTGASVKKREDTHKMAEANRAFAHYRW, encoded by the coding sequence ATGCCACGTAAAGGTTACACTAAGCAGGCTGAAGTCTTGCCTGATCCAATTTACAACTCAAAGCTAGTTTCACGTTTGATCAACCGTTTGATGCTTGATGGAAAGCGCGGAACTGCTTCAACAATCTTGTACGATGCCTTTGACATCATCAAGGAACAAACAGGTCAAGAACCATTGGCTGTGTTTGAAGAAGCTATGAACAACATCATGCCTGTCTTGGAAGTTAAGGCTCGCCGTATCGGTGGATCTAACTACCAAGTGCCAGTTGAAGTTCGCCCAGAACGTCGTGTGACATTGGGACTTCGTTGGTTGGTACAATACGCTCGTTCACGTGGAGAACACACAATGGACCAACGTTTGGCCAAGGAAATCATGGATGCCGCTAACGACACTGGTGCTTCTGTTAAGAAGCGTGAAGACACACACAAGATGGCTGAAGCCAACCGTGCCTTCGCACACTACCGTTGGTAA
- a CDS encoding HeH/LEM domain-containing protein, giving the protein MKDYLKANNIEFAASAKKADLLELV; this is encoded by the coding sequence ATCAAGGACTACTTGAAGGCTAACAACATCGAATTCGCTGCATCAGCTAAGAAGGCTGACTTGCTAGAATTGGTTTAA
- a CDS encoding oxidoreductase — protein sequence MLNVGYVGFGKSTNRYHLPYVEQRLDRINVKRIYARTLGKRPEDEAKWEARGTVFSNDMADIINDNELDLVIVVTPAPSHFETVKTLLLAGKNVMVDKPMARTKAEVEELVSIAKEKGLFLMPFQNRRFDSDFLTLKHVLSTGYVGEPVELELHMDHYRPNDGSEKGDHIDGDWYGHGVHLVDQMVSLFGKPEAVSYDIKSIRVPDSVMDDNFEANMFYASGFKATVQATELAAVHYPKWILHGTKGSYIKHNIDQQEYDLKSGIMPGDMNFGIDAPQDYGQVTYYNQNGDRLEKTIQTITGDYGRVYDHVYETLVNDAAPLISFEEMTNVIDILEQGAVESRPHTTCFA from the coding sequence ATGTTGAATGTTGGTTATGTGGGATTTGGAAAGAGTACAAATCGTTATCACCTACCTTATGTAGAACAACGATTGGATCGTATTAATGTTAAGCGTATCTATGCGCGTACATTGGGAAAGCGTCCAGAAGATGAAGCTAAGTGGGAAGCACGTGGTACGGTGTTTTCTAATGACATGGCAGATATTATTAATGATAACGAATTAGATTTAGTGATTGTTGTGACACCAGCACCGAGTCATTTTGAGACAGTTAAGACGCTTTTGTTGGCTGGTAAAAATGTGATGGTGGATAAGCCAATGGCACGTACAAAGGCTGAAGTAGAGGAACTAGTCTCAATTGCGAAAGAAAAGGGCTTGTTCTTAATGCCTTTCCAAAACCGTCGTTTTGATAGTGACTTTTTGACATTGAAGCATGTATTATCTACTGGCTATGTCGGTGAACCAGTAGAATTAGAATTACACATGGATCACTATCGTCCAAATGATGGTAGTGAAAAGGGAGACCATATTGACGGTGACTGGTATGGGCATGGTGTACATCTGGTTGATCAAATGGTTTCATTATTTGGTAAGCCTGAAGCGGTTAGTTATGACATTAAATCTATTCGTGTACCTGATAGTGTCATGGATGATAACTTTGAAGCAAACATGTTTTACGCGAGTGGCTTTAAGGCTACTGTGCAAGCGACTGAATTGGCCGCGGTACATTATCCAAAGTGGATATTGCATGGAACAAAGGGAAGCTACATTAAGCACAATATTGACCAACAAGAATATGACCTAAAATCAGGCATTATGCCTGGTGACATGAACTTTGGAATTGATGCACCGCAAGATTATGGTCAAGTAACTTACTATAATCAAAATGGTGATCGTTTAGAAAAGACAATCCAAACAATTACTGGTGATTATGGACGTGTGTATGATCATGTGTATGAAACATTGGTTAATGATGCAGCACCGCTTATTTCATTCGAAGAGATGACAAATGTCATTGATATTTTGGAACAAGGGGCCGTTGAATCTCGCCCACATACAACATGCTTTGCCTAA
- the infC gene encoding translation initiation factor IF-3, protein MANARQPQQPQDLINDRIRAREVRLITDDGDQGVMAKNDAQRIADEAELDLVLVQANAKPPVAKIMDYGKFKFDSQKKQREQRKNQKVVSVKEIRLSPTIDDNDFNTKKKAAIKFLEKGNKVKVSIRFRGRAITHKEIGREVMDKLANELAEVAKVEARAKMEGRSMFMVLAPKEAK, encoded by the coding sequence ATAGCAAACGCACGCCAACCGCAACAACCACAAGACCTAATCAATGACCGCATCCGCGCTCGTGAAGTTCGTTTGATTACCGATGACGGTGATCAAGGAGTCATGGCCAAGAATGATGCCCAACGCATTGCTGATGAAGCTGAGTTGGACTTGGTATTGGTGCAAGCAAATGCTAAGCCACCAGTAGCAAAGATTATGGATTATGGGAAGTTCAAGTTTGATTCACAAAAGAAGCAACGTGAACAACGCAAAAACCAAAAAGTCGTTAGCGTTAAAGAAATCCGCTTAAGCCCAACGATTGATGACAATGACTTTAACACTAAGAAGAAAGCTGCTATTAAGTTTTTGGAAAAGGGTAACAAGGTCAAGGTTTCAATCCGTTTCCGTGGACGTGCTATCACGCACAAGGAAATCGGGCGTGAAGTCATGGATAAGCTTGCTAACGAACTAGCTGAAGTCGCTAAGGTTGAAGCTAGAGCCAAGATGGAAGGGCGCAGCATGTTTATGGTGCTTGCACCCAAAGAAGCGAAGTAA
- the fusA gene encoding elongation factor G, with protein sequence MANKREYPLNRTRNIGIMAHIDAGKTTTTERILYYTGKIHKLGETHDGASQMDFMEQEKERGITIQSAATTAVWRGFHEQYDKDAFRVNIIDTPGHVDFTIEVERSLRVLDGAVAVLDGAAGVEPQTETVWRQAETYDVPRVVFVNKMDKMGADFGMSVDSLKSRLDANAKAIQWPIGAEDDFEGIIDLITKEAWFPSSEHGEVWETREIPADYAELVEEKYDELVEAVADVDEEIMDLYLGGEAIPEDVLKAGIRRATLSLSFYPVLAGSAYKDKGVQMMLDAVVDYLPSPLDVKPYIAEDPKTGESVDLIANDEDPFAALAFKVMTDPFVGRLTFIRVYTGTLQSGSYVMNTSRDKRERVGRLLQMHATNRTEIEEVFSGDIAAAIGLKDTTTGDSLTAVERPLILESMEFPDPVIQLAIEPATKADQDKMSTALQKLAEEDPSFRAETNQETGDTLISGMGELHLDIIVDRLKREFGVDANVGAPQVAYREAFTQTVEARGFFKRQSGGKGQFGDVWIEFSPNEEGAGFAFEDAIVGGVVPREYIPSVEAGLRDSMNNGPLAGFPLVDLKAKLFDGSYHDVDSSEAAFKIAASLALREAAKTAGAVILEPIMKVDIVVPEDNLGDAMGHVSARRGMLEGQEQRGNSMMVLAKVPLSEMFGYATTLRSATQGRGTFQMAFDHYEAVPKNVQEDIIKKYGKNNEED encoded by the coding sequence ATGGCTAATAAGCGTGAATACCCACTTAACCGTACGCGTAATATCGGTATCATGGCCCACATCGATGCTGGTAAGACAACTACAACAGAACGTATCTTGTACTACACTGGTAAGATCCACAAGCTAGGTGAAACTCATGATGGAGCTTCACAAATGGACTTCATGGAACAAGAAAAGGAACGTGGAATCACGATCCAATCTGCCGCAACTACTGCCGTATGGCGTGGATTCCACGAACAATACGACAAGGATGCATTCCGTGTTAACATCATCGACACACCTGGTCACGTGGACTTCACTATCGAAGTTGAACGTTCATTGCGTGTTCTTGACGGAGCCGTTGCCGTATTGGACGGAGCTGCCGGTGTTGAACCACAAACTGAAACTGTTTGGCGTCAAGCTGAAACATACGATGTTCCTCGTGTCGTGTTCGTTAACAAGATGGACAAGATGGGTGCCGACTTCGGTATGTCAGTTGACTCATTGAAGAGCCGTTTGGATGCAAACGCTAAGGCTATTCAATGGCCAATCGGTGCAGAAGATGACTTCGAAGGAATCATCGACTTGATCACTAAGGAAGCATGGTTCCCATCATCAGAACACGGTGAAGTTTGGGAAACTCGCGAAATCCCTGCTGATTACGCTGAATTGGTTGAAGAAAAGTACGACGAATTGGTTGAAGCCGTTGCTGACGTAGACGAAGAAATCATGGACTTGTACCTTGGTGGAGAAGCTATTCCGGAAGACGTTTTGAAGGCCGGAATCCGTCGCGCAACTTTGTCATTATCATTCTACCCAGTTCTTGCAGGATCAGCCTACAAGGACAAGGGTGTTCAAATGATGTTGGACGCGGTTGTTGACTACTTGCCATCACCATTGGACGTTAAGCCATACATCGCTGAAGACCCTAAGACTGGTGAATCAGTTGACTTGATCGCTAACGACGAAGACCCATTTGCTGCTTTGGCATTTAAGGTTATGACTGACCCATTCGTTGGACGTTTGACATTTATCCGTGTTTACACTGGTACTTTGCAATCAGGTTCATACGTAATGAACACTTCACGTGACAAGCGTGAACGTGTTGGTCGTTTGCTACAAATGCACGCAACTAACCGTACTGAAATCGAAGAAGTCTTCTCAGGAGACATCGCCGCTGCTATCGGTTTGAAGGACACAACTACTGGTGACTCATTGACAGCCGTAGAACGTCCTTTGATCTTGGAATCAATGGAATTCCCTGATCCCGTTATCCAATTGGCTATCGAACCAGCTACTAAGGCAGACCAAGACAAGATGTCTACTGCTTTGCAAAAGTTGGCTGAAGAAGACCCATCATTCCGTGCCGAAACTAACCAAGAAACTGGTGACACTTTGATCTCTGGAATGGGAGAATTGCACTTGGACATCATCGTTGACCGTTTGAAGCGTGAATTCGGTGTTGACGCCAACGTTGGTGCACCTCAAGTTGCTTACCGTGAAGCCTTTACTCAAACTGTTGAAGCGCGTGGATTCTTCAAGCGTCAATCAGGTGGTAAGGGACAATTCGGTGACGTTTGGATTGAATTCTCACCAAACGAAGAAGGTGCAGGATTCGCCTTTGAAGACGCTATCGTTGGTGGAGTTGTGCCACGTGAATACATCCCTTCAGTTGAAGCTGGTTTGCGTGACTCAATGAACAACGGTCCTTTGGCTGGATTCCCATTGGTTGACTTGAAGGCTAAGTTGTTCGATGGATCATACCACGATGTCGACTCATCTGAAGCTGCCTTTAAGATTGCTGCTTCATTGGCTTTGCGTGAAGCTGCCAAGACTGCTGGTGCCGTTATCCTTGAACCAATCATGAAGGTTGACATTGTTGTTCCTGAAGATAACTTGGGAGATGCCATGGGACACGTTTCTGCGCGTCGTGGTATGCTTGAAGGTCAAGAACAACGTGGTAACTCAATGATGGTTCTTGCTAAGGTTCCATTGTCAGAAATGTTCGGATACGCTACTACTTTGCGTTCAGCTACACAAGGTCGTGGAACATTCCAAATGGCATTTGACCACTACGAAGCCGTTCCTAAGAATGTCCAAGAAGACATTATTAAGAAGTACGGAAAGAACAACGAAGAAGACTAA